CTGTTGAAAGCGATAATCCTCCTGTAATAGATTAAGGAAAGTGTTTGAGGGATGAAGTCGTGACCCGAACCTGTCTTCTTTTTGGTACAACTCCGTTGAAATTATCTTCACAAAGACAAGTAATGACAGCTCTAAAGGCCAATTAGACCCAGTGTGAAAAACCATGGAGGCATTTGGCAGATGTGAAATTGACAACTGACCCTAGAATGCAACTTAACCTCCTTTGGTTTTCTTCTTCATGCATAAAACTACACCTTGTTTACTGCAAGCATACCTTCTGTAAAAGTGAAATTTGATGTTCTTATATTCTTGACTGTCCCTCAATCACTACTATAGCCTCTTCGTCCCTGACTAGCTACCTTCATCTTTCTTGCATTCAACAAAAACATAATTCCTTTCGAAGGCAGTTTCCCACCTAGGTGCAACTATATGAAGGCAACAGAGACcaaactatcaaacaaattTACATTCAGAAATTCCTTTAGCAACACAATTTGGTTCTTCTTTGAACTCTTTTCTCTGTCCTTAATTTCCAGCTCTAGATTCTCCAGAGTGGTATAGATATCATCGGAGTTCAGATGAGATCGATCCGCAACACGAAACTCATGTACCTTCCCATTTATTTCGAGCCAGCTGCACCCAGGAACTTTCTTCAACCCTCTATCCCTCAAAAAGACTCTCATCTTAGCGACTTCATCCCACTTTCCTGCCGCAGCATATATATTGGATAGCAAGATGTAGTTTCCTGCATTTTTTGGTTCCATGGCTATAAGCTTCTCAGCAGCCAACTCAGCAAGCTTGGGCTCATTGTGCATTTTACAAGCACTCAATAGTGGACCCCACACTCTTGAGTCCGGTTTAAAGGGCATGGTGTTTATAAGCACTGAGGCTTCTTTCACGTGTCCAGAGCGCCCTAAGAGATCTACCATAGAAGCATAGTGTTCCTGATTAGGTTGACAAAAACAGGTTTCAGTCATCTCTTTGAAACACCCTCTCCCTTCTTCTACAAAACCTGAATTAACACAAGATGTCAATAAACCTAGAAAGGTCACATGATCTGGTTTTACTTTGGACTGCTTCATTTGGCTGTACAGTTCACGACAGTGGAACCAATCTCCGTGCTTAGAATATGCACTGATCATAGAGTTCCACGTGATTATATCCTTGTTATCAACTTCCTCGTCATCAAAAAGCTTTCTGGCCATTTCTATGCATCCACATTTGGCATAGCTAATGAGAAGTGCCGTATTTAATGATACAAATGAGTCTAAAGCACACTTAATGGCGTACCCATGAAGGTTTTTCACTTGTTCTAGAGCCCCTATATTCACACAAGCAGGCAATATATTGATTACTGTAACAGAGTCTACTCTAAATCCCTCCAATTTCATCTTCGTTAAGAGAGCCAAAGCATCGTGAAAACAATCATGGTTTACGTATCCTTTGATCATTGCACTCCACGAAACCACAGTCTTGTTTGTCACCAAATCAAAAAGTCTTCGAGCAGTGTCTGAGCTATTGCAATCACAATACATGCCAATAAGAGAATTATGTACGGATACCTGATAATCCGAACCATTCCTAATCACATGAGCATGCATTTGTTGCCCCCACCTGAGTGATTTCAACTCTCCAATTGATGAAATAGCCGGAATTGCAGTACATAGATCAGCTCTAACCCCTGATCTCACCATTCCCATTAGAAGTTGCAAGGCCTCCATTTGGAGCCCATTACGCGAATACCCAGAAATCATTAAATTCCACACAAAACAGTCCCTCTcaggcattttatcaaacactaATCTCGCATCTTTTATACTACCCAACTTTGAATACATGGTCAACAATGCAGTACTCACGGTGATATCTTTCCATAAACTGCTCACTAGTACCAAAGAGTGAGCACATCTCCCCGCTTTCAACGAGTTCAAATCAATACTTGACCTCAACATGCAAATTAGATCAACCGAATCCGGGTCGAATCTCCCCAATCTCATCC
The sequence above is a segment of the Rhododendron vialii isolate Sample 1 chromosome 13a, ASM3025357v1 genome. Coding sequences within it:
- the LOC131313144 gene encoding pentatricopeptide repeat-containing protein At1g08070, chloroplastic-like, whose translation is MPLHIQRSRLLLTPFFPPKPKPYTTKPRPSNPLSSLLHLCKHPLHLQQIHARFILHGLHQNPSLSSTLIDAYANLGHLGTSHQVFRSVSDPNTPLYTRFLKCLYRSGEYEKTLLVFQEMVSKSIHPDECVYPFVLSSCSQLLDDVMGKMICGYLLKLGFDCNDFVGSDLAYCSNDDNEQGFRILNRMRLGRFDPDSVDLICMLRSSIDLNSLKAGRCAHSLVLVSSLWKDITVSTALLTMYSKLGSIKDARLVFDKMPERDCFVWNLMISGYSRNGLQMEALQLLMGMVRSGVRADLCTAIPAISSIGELKSLRWGQQMHAHVIRNGSDYQVSVHNSLIGMYCDCNSSDTARRLFDLVTNKTVVSWSAMIKGYVNHDCFHDALALLTKMKLEGFRVDSVTVINILPACVNIGALEQVKNLHGYAIKCALDSFVSLNTALLISYAKCGCIEMARKLFDDEEVDNKDIITWNSMISAYSKHGDWFHCRELYSQMKQSKVKPDHVTFLGLLTSCVNSGFVEEGRGCFKEMTETCFCQPNQEHYASMVDLLGRSGHVKEASVLINTMPFKPDSRVWGPLLSACKMHNEPKLAELAAEKLIAMEPKNAGNYILLSNIYAAAGKWDEVAKMRVFLRDRGLKKVPGCSWLEINGKVHEFRVADRSHLNSDDIYTTLENLELEIKDREKSSKKNQIVLLKEFLNVNLFDSLVSVAFI